A window from Streptomyces subrutilus encodes these proteins:
- a CDS encoding winged helix DNA-binding domain-containing protein has protein sequence MTVLDARALNRATLARQLLLDRADLPALDAVAHLGGLQAQEPQEPFVGLWSRLRGFRPARLSDLLTGRSVVRTHLMRRTVHLLTADDALAWRARHDAMLRQRVLGTYRRELAGVDLDALAAAGREVMADGEPRSMGELARALADRWPEPGTRALGEMLVAALVPMVQLPPRGLWRTKAGVRNVPLAAWLGRAPAPLPDDGSDPVGQALVRRYLAAYGPAASADLRAWCGLAGLPAAVAALRGELVSFRDERGRELLDLPDAPRPDPGTPAPVRFLPAFDNAVLGYHDRGRIIDDAHRGLSVAGERVVLVDGRVAATWTVRAGTVAVAPLHRLTPHERTAVAEQGRELAAFLSDGETRSVSLAGA, from the coding sequence ATGACCGTGCTCGACGCCCGGGCGCTCAACCGCGCGACCCTCGCCCGGCAACTGCTCCTCGATCGCGCCGACCTGCCCGCCCTCGACGCCGTCGCCCATCTCGGGGGACTGCAGGCGCAGGAACCGCAGGAGCCGTTCGTCGGGCTCTGGTCGCGCCTGCGCGGTTTCCGACCAGCGCGGCTCTCGGACCTGTTGACCGGGCGGAGCGTGGTCCGCACCCACCTCATGCGCCGCACCGTCCACCTCCTCACCGCCGACGACGCCCTGGCCTGGCGCGCGCGCCACGACGCCATGCTGCGCCAACGCGTGCTCGGTACGTACCGCCGAGAGCTCGCCGGGGTGGACCTCGACGCGCTCGCCGCGGCCGGCCGGGAGGTGATGGCCGACGGAGAGCCCCGCTCGATGGGCGAGCTCGCGCGGGCGCTGGCCGACCGCTGGCCGGAGCCCGGCACCCGGGCCTTGGGCGAGATGCTCGTCGCCGCGCTCGTCCCGATGGTCCAGCTCCCGCCGCGCGGCCTCTGGCGGACCAAGGCGGGCGTGCGCAACGTCCCGCTCGCCGCATGGCTGGGGCGCGCCCCGGCCCCGCTCCCGGACGACGGCTCCGACCCGGTGGGCCAGGCGCTCGTACGGCGCTACCTGGCCGCCTACGGCCCGGCGGCCTCCGCCGACCTGCGCGCCTGGTGCGGCCTGGCCGGACTGCCCGCCGCGGTCGCCGCCCTGCGCGGCGAGCTGGTCTCCTTCCGCGACGAGCGCGGCCGGGAACTGCTGGACCTCCCCGACGCGCCGCGGCCCGACCCCGGCACACCCGCCCCGGTCCGCTTCCTGCCCGCCTTCGACAACGCGGTCCTCGGCTACCACGACCGCGGCCGGATCATCGACGACGCCCACCGCGGCCTCTCGGTCGCCGGCGAACGCGTCGTCCTGGTCGACGGCCGCGTCGCCGCCACCTGGACCGTCCGGGCCGGGACCGTGGCCGTCGCCCCACTGCACCGGTTGACCCCGCACGAGCGCACCGCCGTCGCCGAACAGGGCCGCGAACTGGCCGCGTTCCTCTCCGACGGCGAAACCCGGAGCGTCTCGCTCGCCGGGGCGTAG
- a CDS encoding helix-turn-helix transcriptional regulator, with product MQKTSARLLSLLSLLQTRRDWPGALLAERLDVSPRTVRRDVDRLRELGYPIASAKGPDGGYRLGAGSELPPLLFDDEQAVALAVALQTAAASGAGIGEAAERALNTVRQVMPARLRHHMDVLRVTTVERTADRPAPQVDGGVLLTLSAAVHAREVLRFDYAPVGAPGASGGAGTAPRVRRAQPHHLVTWGGRWYLVAWDLDREDWRTFRADRIVPRVPTGPRFAPRALPGGDVAAFVTARFRGSDGPEGWPCRGEVLLDLPAAAVSRYGCDGLVEELGPDRCRLVLGAWSWAGLAAAIGRFDADVEVVGPPELRAAFARLARRYAEAAAG from the coding sequence ATGCAGAAAACCTCGGCGCGGCTGCTCTCGCTGCTCTCCCTGCTCCAGACCCGGCGCGACTGGCCCGGGGCGCTGCTGGCCGAACGGCTGGACGTCAGCCCGCGCACGGTGCGCCGGGACGTCGACCGGCTGCGCGAGCTGGGGTATCCGATCGCCTCGGCCAAGGGCCCGGACGGCGGGTACCGGCTCGGCGCGGGCTCCGAGCTGCCGCCGCTGCTGTTCGACGACGAGCAGGCCGTGGCGCTCGCCGTCGCCCTCCAGACCGCGGCCGCCTCCGGTGCGGGCATCGGCGAGGCGGCGGAGCGGGCGCTGAACACCGTCCGGCAGGTCATGCCCGCGCGGCTGCGCCACCACATGGACGTCCTGCGGGTCACCACCGTCGAGCGGACCGCCGACCGGCCGGCCCCGCAGGTGGACGGCGGGGTGCTGCTGACGCTCAGTGCCGCCGTGCACGCCCGCGAGGTGCTGCGCTTCGACTACGCCCCCGTCGGCGCGCCGGGCGCGTCGGGCGGGGCGGGCACCGCGCCCCGGGTGCGCCGGGCGCAGCCCCATCACCTGGTGACCTGGGGCGGGCGCTGGTACCTGGTCGCCTGGGACCTCGACCGCGAGGACTGGCGCACCTTCCGGGCCGACCGGATCGTCCCGCGCGTCCCCACGGGCCCGCGGTTCGCGCCGCGCGCCCTGCCGGGCGGGGACGTGGCCGCCTTCGTGACGGCCAGGTTCCGGGGCTCGGACGGCCCGGAGGGGTGGCCCTGCCGGGGCGAGGTGCTCCTCGACCTGCCCGCCGCCGCGGTGTCCCGGTACGGCTGCGACGGGCTCGTCGAGGAGCTCGGGCCCGACCGGTGCCGGCTCGTCCTGGGCGCGTGGTCGTGGGCCGGGCTGGCCGCCGCCATCGGCAGGTTCGACGCCGACGTCGAGGTCGTCGGCCCACCGGAGCTCAGGGCGGCCTTCGCCCGGCTGGCCCGGCGCTACGCCGAGGCCGCGGCCGGCTGA
- a CDS encoding YhjD/YihY/BrkB family envelope integrity protein, with amino-acid sequence MNSTLRQLPDRLQGSAAGLAWSRGREMELMHRAMGFAALGFLTLVPLLVVVAAAAPGSGSGFGRWLGQALGVTAASRSRVEMLFGAADLALEQTTAFGLAALAVFGLTFGSAVQTGYEKVWDLPTARWHTMWRHVVWLALLVCYLGLLVAIPAPSRDALGTALGTVGDLFGTCLFFVASQRLLLGGRVRWRALVPGAVATSIGLLGLRLFSQLVFSPLIASNAVTYGPFGTLLVVQSWLVGVGFVVYGGALVGRIVHEHLTLRRLRRRGTLPAEDAAEPPPEPRPRPGPGPGPETG; translated from the coding sequence GTGAACTCGACCCTCCGACAGCTGCCCGACCGGCTCCAGGGCTCCGCGGCCGGTCTGGCCTGGAGCCGCGGCCGGGAGATGGAGCTGATGCACCGGGCGATGGGCTTCGCGGCCCTCGGGTTCCTCACCCTGGTACCGCTGCTGGTGGTCGTGGCGGCCGCGGCGCCCGGCAGCGGTTCGGGCTTCGGCCGCTGGCTCGGCCAGGCACTGGGCGTGACGGCGGCCTCGCGGAGCCGGGTCGAGATGCTGTTCGGCGCGGCCGACCTCGCGCTGGAGCAGACGACCGCGTTCGGACTGGCCGCGCTCGCCGTCTTCGGCCTGACCTTCGGCTCGGCCGTACAGACCGGCTACGAGAAGGTCTGGGACCTGCCCACCGCCCGCTGGCACACGATGTGGCGGCACGTCGTCTGGCTGGCGCTGCTGGTCTGCTACCTCGGCCTGCTGGTCGCCATCCCGGCGCCGTCGCGCGACGCCCTGGGCACGGCGCTCGGAACGGTCGGCGACCTCTTCGGCACCTGCCTGTTCTTCGTCGCCTCGCAGCGACTGCTGCTCGGCGGCCGGGTCCGGTGGCGCGCGCTGGTCCCGGGGGCGGTGGCGACGAGCATCGGGCTGCTGGGGCTGCGGCTCTTCTCGCAGCTGGTGTTCTCCCCGCTGATCGCCTCCAACGCCGTGACGTACGGACCCTTCGGCACCCTCCTCGTCGTTCAGTCCTGGCTGGTCGGCGTGGGCTTCGTGGTCTACGGCGGGGCGCTCGTCGGCCGCATCGTGCACGAGCACCTCACCCTGCGCCGGCTCCGGCGCCGCGGCACCCTCCCGGCCGAGGACGCGGCGGAGCCGCCCCCGGAGCCGCGGCCCAGACCGGGTCCGGGCCCCGGCCCGGAAACGGGCTGA
- a CDS encoding GNAT family N-acetyltransferase, producing the protein MPIEVRPAVRFDDVRTLVGPKSPTANVCWCLSHRIPSKLNNELRGPARGEYVAGLCRQEPPPGVLAYDGAEPVGWAAVAPRSATSFAHSRRIPHVDDLPVWSLWCVRVRPGHRGKGLSHALIAGAVDFARAQGAPAVEAYPLDNGDAKVDLTMAYAGLRGNFERAGFTHAADTTSVLAGHPRVLMRRDLR; encoded by the coding sequence ATGCCCATCGAGGTCCGCCCGGCTGTCCGCTTCGACGACGTCCGTACCCTCGTCGGTCCGAAGTCGCCCACGGCCAACGTCTGTTGGTGCCTGAGCCACCGGATCCCGTCGAAGCTCAACAACGAGCTGCGGGGGCCAGCCCGCGGTGAGTACGTCGCCGGGCTGTGCCGCCAGGAGCCCCCGCCGGGGGTCCTGGCCTACGACGGCGCCGAGCCGGTCGGCTGGGCGGCCGTGGCACCGCGTTCGGCCACCTCCTTCGCGCACAGTCGACGAATCCCGCACGTCGACGACCTGCCGGTCTGGTCCCTGTGGTGCGTCCGGGTGCGCCCCGGACACCGCGGGAAGGGCCTCTCGCACGCCCTCATCGCGGGCGCGGTCGATTTCGCCCGCGCCCAGGGAGCGCCGGCCGTCGAGGCCTACCCGCTCGACAACGGCGACGCCAAGGTCGACCTGACGATGGCCTACGCCGGCCTCCGCGGGAACTTCGAGCGCGCCGGCTTCACCCACGCCGCCGACACCACCTCGGTCCTCGCCGGCCACCCCCGGGTGCTGATGCGCCGCGACCTGCGCTGA
- the paaK gene encoding phenylacetate--CoA ligase PaaK — protein sequence MAAYADIHDEGERLGADELGALQLTRLRATLRRAYERVPFYRESFDKAGVRPEDCRSLADLARFPFTAKTDLRDQYPFGMFAVPREDVRRLHASSGTTGRPTVVGYTDGDLSTWADVVARSLRAAGARPGQLVHVAYGYGLFTGGLGAHYGAERLGCTVVPASGGMTDRQVMLIRDFRPEVIMVTPSYMLTLLDEMERQGVDPRSTSLRTGVFGAEPWTEEMRREIEERLGIDAVDIYGLSEVMGPGVAQEFASTKDGLHIWEDHFYPEVVDPLTGAVLPEGELGELVFTSLTKEAMPVVRYRTRDLTRLLPGTARPAFRRMEKVTGRSDDMIILRGVNLYPTQIEEILLRTAALAPHFQLRLTREGRMDALTVRVEARREAAAAQREAAAAAVVRAVKEGVGVSVRVEVVEPETLERSVGKIKRLVDLRGAG from the coding sequence ATGGCGGCGTACGCGGACATCCACGACGAGGGCGAGCGGCTGGGCGCCGACGAGCTGGGCGCGCTCCAGCTGACGCGGTTGCGCGCGACCCTGCGGCGGGCCTACGAGCGGGTGCCCTTCTACCGGGAGTCCTTCGACAAGGCCGGGGTGCGTCCCGAGGACTGCCGTTCCCTCGCCGACCTCGCCCGCTTCCCCTTCACCGCCAAGACCGACCTGCGCGACCAGTACCCCTTCGGCATGTTCGCCGTGCCGCGCGAGGACGTGCGCCGCCTCCACGCCTCCAGCGGCACCACGGGCCGCCCCACCGTCGTCGGCTACACCGACGGGGACCTCTCCACCTGGGCCGACGTCGTCGCCCGTTCGCTGCGCGCGGCGGGCGCCCGGCCCGGCCAGCTGGTGCACGTCGCCTACGGGTACGGCCTGTTCACCGGCGGCCTCGGCGCGCACTACGGGGCCGAGCGGCTGGGCTGCACGGTCGTGCCCGCCTCCGGCGGGATGACGGACCGCCAGGTCATGCTGATCCGGGACTTCCGGCCCGAGGTCATCATGGTGACCCCGTCCTACATGCTGACCCTGCTGGACGAGATGGAGCGGCAGGGCGTCGACCCCCGCTCCACCTCGCTCCGGACGGGCGTCTTCGGCGCCGAACCGTGGACCGAGGAGATGCGCCGCGAGATCGAGGAGCGGCTCGGCATCGACGCGGTGGACATCTACGGGCTGTCGGAGGTGATGGGCCCCGGGGTGGCGCAGGAGTTCGCGTCCACCAAGGACGGGCTGCACATCTGGGAGGACCACTTCTACCCGGAGGTCGTCGATCCGCTGACCGGCGCGGTGCTCCCGGAGGGCGAGCTCGGCGAGCTGGTGTTCACCTCGCTCACCAAGGAGGCGATGCCGGTGGTCCGCTACCGCACCCGGGACCTGACCCGGCTGCTGCCCGGCACCGCCCGTCCGGCCTTCCGCCGGATGGAGAAGGTGACCGGACGCAGCGACGACATGATCATCCTGCGCGGGGTGAACCTCTACCCGACGCAGATCGAGGAGATCCTGCTGCGGACGGCCGCCCTGGCCCCGCACTTCCAGCTGCGGCTGACCCGTGAGGGGCGGATGGACGCCCTGACCGTACGGGTGGAGGCGCGCCGGGAGGCCGCGGCGGCCCAGCGGGAGGCCGCGGCTGCGGCGGTGGTCCGGGCGGTCAAGGAGGGCGTCGGGGTCTCGGTGCGGGTCGAGGTGGTCGAGCCGGAGACCCTGGAGCGCTCGGTGGGGAAGATCAAGCGGCTGGTGGACCTGCGCGGGGCCGGCTAG
- a CDS encoding STAS domain-containing protein codes for MSTPKSSPILTRHGRREPGAATASPGPIVVHSSTTRGNTLTLALTGEIDLLGAGPLRAILCAAARQGVTGLVLDTSRVTFADSALLRVLDTWPGGGRRLRLVNRSRAVQRLLDSVAPVAPVPPVVPVPAGSGAHAGHAAGRLPGRAPAGSTSRGDTAPPGCRPRGSGEAAMR; via the coding sequence GTGAGTACACCGAAGAGCAGCCCCATACTGACCCGCCACGGCCGCCGCGAGCCCGGCGCGGCCACCGCGTCGCCCGGCCCGATAGTCGTCCACTCCTCCACCACCCGCGGCAACACCCTCACCCTCGCCCTCACCGGTGAGATCGACCTCCTCGGCGCCGGCCCGTTGCGGGCGATCCTGTGCGCCGCGGCGCGGCAGGGCGTCACCGGCCTGGTCCTGGACACCTCCCGCGTCACGTTCGCCGACTCCGCCCTGCTGCGCGTCCTGGACACCTGGCCCGGCGGCGGCCGGCGGCTGCGGCTCGTGAACCGCTCCCGCGCCGTCCAACGGCTCCTGGACTCGGTCGCACCCGTCGCACCCGTCCCACCCGTCGTACCGGTCCCGGCGGGTTCCGGTGCGCATGCCGGGCACGCGGCCGGACGGCTGCCGGGCCGCGCGCCCGCGGGGTCCACGTCCCGGGGGGACACGGCGCCACCCGGCTGTCGTCCGCGTGGATCGGGGGAAGCGGCGATGCGGTGA
- a CDS encoding alpha/beta hydrolase has product MSDGGAPPGLGAVGEERPAPPFDPELHAALYARTGGAREPVTPQTLAAVQERDAAVRPRPTLRELRDGGRFEVAELLAPGPRDGAGRGPDVALVSARPAGTTGPLPVLYYLHGGGMIAGNARSVLPRLLRTWALPLGLAVACVEYRLAPRTRYPGAVEDCYSGLVWAAGHAAELGFDADRIVIGGKSAGGGLAAALALLARDRGGPVPVGQLLLSPMLDDRGDGFSSHQMAGRDTWDRTSNATAWQAVLGDRYGAADLPPYAAPARAADLSRLPPAYVEVGSAETFRDEAVAYADAIWRAGGDAELHVWPGAFHGFDTIAPRAALSRDAGEARTRWLRRILDGR; this is encoded by the coding sequence GTGAGCGACGGGGGAGCGCCCCCGGGGCTCGGCGCCGTCGGGGAGGAGCGGCCCGCGCCGCCCTTCGACCCGGAACTGCACGCCGCGCTGTACGCCCGGACCGGCGGGGCCCGGGAGCCGGTCACCCCGCAGACCCTCGCGGCGGTGCAGGAGCGGGACGCCGCGGTCCGGCCGCGGCCGACCCTGCGGGAACTGCGCGACGGCGGCCGGTTCGAGGTGGCCGAGCTGCTCGCACCGGGCCCCCGCGACGGGGCCGGGCGCGGTCCGGACGTCGCGCTCGTCAGCGCGCGGCCCGCCGGGACCACCGGGCCGCTGCCGGTCCTGTACTACCTGCACGGCGGCGGCATGATCGCGGGCAATGCCCGGTCCGTCCTGCCGCGCCTGCTGCGGACCTGGGCCCTGCCGCTCGGGCTCGCCGTGGCCTGCGTCGAGTACCGGCTGGCGCCGCGGACGCGCTACCCCGGAGCCGTCGAGGACTGCTACAGCGGCCTCGTGTGGGCCGCCGGACACGCGGCCGAGCTGGGTTTCGACGCGGACCGGATCGTGATCGGAGGCAAGAGCGCGGGCGGCGGGCTCGCCGCCGCACTGGCCCTGCTGGCCCGCGACCGCGGCGGGCCGGTCCCGGTCGGCCAGCTGTTGCTGAGCCCGATGCTCGACGACCGCGGCGACGGCTTCTCCAGCCACCAGATGGCCGGCCGCGACACGTGGGACCGCACCTCCAACGCGACCGCGTGGCAGGCGGTCCTGGGGGACCGTTACGGCGCGGCCGACCTGCCGCCCTACGCGGCCCCGGCACGGGCCGCGGACCTGTCCCGGCTGCCGCCGGCCTACGTGGAGGTCGGGTCGGCCGAGACCTTCCGGGACGAGGCCGTGGCGTACGCCGATGCGATCTGGCGGGCCGGCGGAGACGCCGAACTGCACGTGTGGCCCGGCGCCTTCCACGGCTTCGACACCATCGCACCGCGGGCCGCGCTCAGCCGGGACGCCGGCGAGGCCCGCACCCGCTGGCTGCGCAGGATCCTCGACGGCCGCTGA